A region of the Vallitalea longa genome:
ATGACCTCACCTCGCTTATTTTTTAGACTTAATATTAATAATTTGTATTGTTTATTCCATAGCACTAGATACAAAAGTCATACTTAGCATAACAAATATGAATGCCTGCAATACACCCGCAAACAAATCAAAATATCCATGTAATGCTGCTGGTATACCAACTAATGCAAACCAAGGTAAATTATAATATAAAGTCATGATTATGGTACCACCTAATATATTACCGAACAAACGGAAACTAAGTGATACAGGATTAGCAAGTTCTCCAATAACATTAAGTGGTGTCATTGGCCATAATGGTTCTGTTAATCCTTTTGCCCATTTTCCAACACCTTTAACTTTAATTCCGAATCCTTGTACCATAAAAAATGTAATCAAGGACAATGCAAATGTGACTGATGCATCAGCAGTAGGAGGTCTTAGAAAATTAATATCGAATCTTCCATTATTGAAAGTAGGTCCTATTAATAATCCAGATAAATTACATACCAAAATGAATATGAACATACATCCATAAAAAGATGAAAATTTCTTTCCTTTTTCACCCATTGTAGATATTGTAAATTTATCTAATAGTTCAACAATCCATTCAATAACATTTTGCACACCTGCTGGAATTTTTTTAGGCTTTAAAATTTTTCTTCTTATGATTAATGCTGCAATTATAAGAACTAGTCCTATTAACCATACATTTACCATTGATTCAGTTATCCATAAATCAAAACCAAATATTTTTACGGTTTTAACAACATGAATACCAATATCCATCATTTAACCCTCCTTTCCTTATAGGAAACGTTAAAAATCCGACTCTTCTTCATCATCTTCCCATTCAACGAATTCTACAGAGCCATCTTTTGGTGTAGGTTTTTCTATGTATCCTTGCCAATATGCGGCTAATTTCACAGATACAAGTGAAATAATAACACCTACTAAATTAATTGTTGGTTCTAACGCTCCAACAACCAATACTAGAATAGTCAATAAATACCTTAAAAAGTAATGAAAATTTGCATATCTTTGGGCTGCCCTCGGAGGTTTGCTTAAAGCTTTTTTGAATGTTACTTCCATTAGTTTTAACTTAAGAATGGAAAATATTCCTCCAAGTAAAAGACCTTTACCATAAGCCATGATATTATCAACAAAAAATAAGCCTATAATAAATGAAAGGACTACTATGATAGTGATTTTAATTGTAAGTGGAATAATTATTGATTTTTCTGAATTCATATCAAGAGTCCTTCTTTCTCTTTTTACTACTATTCATAGCTATGACGTATAAATTTCGAAAGGCAGTCAACGCACCTAAAATTGTGAATATAATAAGAAATATTATACCTGTATCAAATCTTTCGTCAAGATAACTTCCTAGAAGAATACAGCCAATGATAGGTATCGCCATCAAAAAACCTATTTGTGTTAATAAAGATAAGCTTTTCATTATATTTGGATTAAACTTCATGAGTTTCTCCCTCTTAATAAAGTATTATACGCATGATTTCGTCGTATGTCTACAGCAATATCTATTTTTTTACAATTTACCTACAAATTATAATATGAAATAGAAAAAGCAAAAAACATAAACATATATGTGCATCTATTTTAATCTATTTATGATAATATCAACAATTCGATCAGACGCATTTCCATCACCATAAGGATTGACAGCATTTGCCATCTTCTTATACTCGTCAGCATCTTCGATTAATGATTTAGCTAAGTCATAAATAGTATCTTCTTCTGTTCCTGCAAGTTTTAATGTACCTGCCTCAACCCCTTCAGGTCTTTCTGTAACATTTCTTAGTACTAAAACAGGTTTACCCATAGAAGGAACTTCTTCCTGTAATCCACCTGAATCAGTCAAAACCAAATAGGAATTGTTCAATAGATTATGCATATCCTGCATTTCTAGAGGGTCTAATAAATGTATTCTTTCATTATTACCCAATATCCTATTAGCCACATCTCTAACCGCTGGATTGAGATGTACTGCATATACAACCTCTACATCTTCATAATCTTCAACTATCCTTAAGACAGCCTTGCAAATATTTTCTAGAGGCTCTCCTAGATTTTCTCTTCGATGAGCAGTCATAGCAATAATTTTTTTATTCTTATAATCCAAATGATTAAGTACATCATTTTTGAATTTATAATTATCTTTAATAGTGGTTTTCAAAGCATCTATAACTGTATTACCTGTTACATGAATTATATCTTCTGCAACTCCCTCTTTCAATAAATGCTCTCTTGCTGTGTTGGTAGGAGCGAAATGGAAATCAGTCAAACATCCTGTTAATTTCCTGTTCATTTCTTCTGGAAATGGTTCGTATTTGTTATATGTCCTAAGTCCTGCTTCTACATGTCCTACATTGACTTTATTATAAAATGCGGCTAAAGAACCGACAAAAGTAGTTGTTGTATCTCCATGAACAAGTACTATGTCAGGTTTAACTTCACTAATTATATTATTAAGTCCTTCTAATGCTCTAGTAGTAATCTGAGCAAGTGTTTGTCTTTCTTTCATGATGTTAAGATCATAATCTGGTGTTAAATTAAAAACTTCAAGTACTTGATCCAACATTTCTCTATGTTGAGCTGTTACACATACGATGCTCTCAGTATCTTCACATTTTTCTAGAGCTTTTACAACAGGACACATTTTAATAGCTTCAGGTCTTGTTCCAAAAATACTCATAACTTTTATTTTTGACATTAATACTTCCTCCTATATATCTAAGTTTTCCTATAATACTGTAACAATATTCCATTCCTTTTAACAATTCATTTTATATTATACAACCAATTTACATTGTATGCAAAATATTTTAGATAAATATTACAGTTATATTAAGAATATTGTTTACATTCTACAATTTTTTAAGTATATACTACATAATATTTTATTTATATTAATAGTTCACTGTTTATGTAGGTATTAAAAACTGATTTTTATAAAAAATACTATTTGTTACCCTGTTGAGTATGTGTTATAATCATTCTTATATTTAAAATTGTTAATTTCAATTGATAGGAGTGATTATATGGATAAAATTATTAGTAAACTTAACATTACACAAAATGTTACACTTATTACATTAGCTAATATACCTATTAATGATAAAAGTATTGCAGAAATATTCACTTCTTTAGCAAATGCTAATATTAATGTAGATATGATTAGCCAAACATCTCCATTAAAAGGAAAAATCAGTATATCTTTCACTCTACAAGACGATGTATTATTCAACGCTATACAAACGCTTAAATTTTACAAAAAAGATATTCCAAGTCTGCGTATTGATGTTAATTCCAACAATACTAAAATATCTTTATACGATGAAGAAATGAAATACCAACCTGGAATAGCCGCAAAAACTATGTCCATCCTATATGATGCTGATATAGACATCAAGATGATTACAACATCTGAAGTTGATATTTCCTACCTAATATATGCATCTGATCAAGAAAAAGCAATATCCCTCATTAATGACATAGTTAAATAACAAACATATTATAATA
Encoded here:
- the wecB gene encoding non-hydrolyzing UDP-N-acetylglucosamine 2-epimerase, producing the protein MSKIKVMSIFGTRPEAIKMCPVVKALEKCEDTESIVCVTAQHREMLDQVLEVFNLTPDYDLNIMKERQTLAQITTRALEGLNNIISEVKPDIVLVHGDTTTTFVGSLAAFYNKVNVGHVEAGLRTYNKYEPFPEEMNRKLTGCLTDFHFAPTNTAREHLLKEGVAEDIIHVTGNTVIDALKTTIKDNYKFKNDVLNHLDYKNKKIIAMTAHRRENLGEPLENICKAVLRIVEDYEDVEVVYAVHLNPAVRDVANRILGNNERIHLLDPLEMQDMHNLLNNSYLVLTDSGGLQEEVPSMGKPVLVLRNVTERPEGVEAGTLKLAGTEEDTIYDLAKSLIEDADEYKKMANAVNPYGDGNASDRIVDIIINRLK
- a CDS encoding ACT domain-containing protein, producing the protein MDKIISKLNITQNVTLITLANIPINDKSIAEIFTSLANANINVDMISQTSPLKGKISISFTLQDDVLFNAIQTLKFYKKDIPSLRIDVNSNNTKISLYDEEMKYQPGIAAKTMSILYDADIDIKMITTSEVDISYLIYASDQEKAISLINDIVK
- a CDS encoding ATP synthase subunit I yields the protein MNSEKSIIIPLTIKITIIVVLSFIIGLFFVDNIMAYGKGLLLGGIFSILKLKLMEVTFKKALSKPPRAAQRYANFHYFLRYLLTILVLVVGALEPTINLVGVIISLVSVKLAAYWQGYIEKPTPKDGSVEFVEWEDDEEESDF
- the atpB gene encoding F0F1 ATP synthase subunit A — protein: MDIGIHVVKTVKIFGFDLWITESMVNVWLIGLVLIIAALIIRRKILKPKKIPAGVQNVIEWIVELLDKFTISTMGEKGKKFSSFYGCMFIFILVCNLSGLLIGPTFNNGRFDINFLRPPTADASVTFALSLITFFMVQGFGIKVKGVGKWAKGLTEPLWPMTPLNVIGELANPVSLSFRLFGNILGGTIIMTLYYNLPWFALVGIPAALHGYFDLFAGVLQAFIFVMLSMTFVSSAME
- a CDS encoding AtpZ/AtpI family protein, coding for MKFNPNIMKSLSLLTQIGFLMAIPIIGCILLGSYLDERFDTGIIFLIIFTILGALTAFRNLYVIAMNSSKKRKKDS